From the Francisella frigiditurris genome, one window contains:
- a CDS encoding protein adenylyltransferase SelO yields MSYPVLEYSYIELPEEFYSSQTLENFPDAKVIIFNHKLANELGLDVSSLNEKELLGFLLGKSSKNPIAQAYAGHQFGNFTMLGDGRATLIGEYRTRSNKLVDIHLKGSGKTKYSRGGDGKAVLGPMLREYIISEAMSGFGVSTSRSLAIISTGEPIYRDGLKKGAIVVRVASSHIRVGTFQYAATLGDKELKSLLDFTLRRYQIDPKDNKAKALLEYTVEKQAKLITEWERVGFIHGVMNTDNMTISGETIDFGPCAFMDEYHPDTVFSSIDRRGRYAFANQAPIAQWNLARFAESLLPLLADTTEEAIDIAQEIIEKFADLYKDNWLKMMSAKLGLINSQSQDQEFITKLLELMAKYRLDYTNTFYNLGNDSLDVSNKLDLEQWLNSWQERIKETREESLKLMKKTNPVFIPRNHKVEQALRVAENKNDLLLFNKLLEVLQEPYGFNQDYDEYMLSPSLDEKVEQTFCGT; encoded by the coding sequence ATGAGCTATCCAGTTTTAGAATATTCTTATATAGAACTTCCAGAGGAGTTTTATTCTAGTCAGACTTTAGAAAATTTTCCCGATGCAAAAGTAATTATATTTAATCATAAATTAGCAAATGAATTAGGATTAGATGTAAGTAGTTTGAATGAAAAAGAATTGTTAGGTTTTCTACTTGGAAAATCTAGTAAAAATCCAATAGCACAAGCTTATGCGGGACATCAGTTTGGAAACTTCACAATGCTTGGTGATGGAAGGGCGACACTAATTGGTGAGTATAGAACAAGGTCTAACAAATTAGTCGATATACATTTAAAAGGCTCAGGGAAGACTAAATACTCTAGAGGTGGTGATGGCAAGGCTGTACTAGGTCCTATGTTGAGGGAGTATATAATTAGTGAAGCTATGAGTGGCTTTGGTGTATCAACAAGCAGGTCTCTAGCAATAATCTCTACAGGGGAGCCTATTTATAGAGATGGATTAAAGAAGGGAGCTATAGTTGTTCGTGTGGCAAGTAGCCATATTCGGGTTGGAACTTTCCAATATGCTGCGACTTTAGGAGATAAAGAGTTAAAGTCTTTGTTAGATTTTACTTTGAGAAGATACCAAATTGATCCAAAAGATAATAAAGCAAAAGCATTGCTTGAGTATACGGTAGAGAAACAAGCTAAACTGATAACAGAGTGGGAAAGAGTAGGCTTTATTCATGGCGTAATGAACACTGACAATATGACTATCTCAGGAGAAACTATAGATTTTGGGCCGTGTGCTTTTATGGATGAATATCATCCAGACACGGTCTTTAGCTCAATAGATAGAAGAGGACGATATGCTTTTGCAAATCAAGCACCAATAGCACAGTGGAACTTAGCACGATTTGCAGAAAGTCTTTTACCTTTACTTGCAGATACAACTGAAGAAGCTATAGATATTGCTCAAGAAATTATAGAAAAATTTGCTGATCTATATAAAGATAATTGGCTTAAAATGATGTCAGCAAAACTAGGACTGATAAATTCTCAATCACAAGATCAAGAGTTTATAACTAAGCTACTAGAATTAATGGCTAAATATAGATTAGATTATACAAATACTTTTTATAATTTAGGCAATGATTCTTTAGATGTATCTAATAAGCTAGATTTGGAGCAGTGGCTTAATAGTTGGCAAGAAAGAATAAAAGAGACTAGAGAAGAATCTTTAAAATTGATGAAAAAGACTAATCCAGTATTTATTCCAAGAAATCATAAAGTTGAACAAGCTCTAAGAGTAGCAGAAAATAAGAATGATTTATTACTATTTAATAAATTATTAGAAGTATTACAAGAGCCGTATGGCTTTAATCAGGATTATGATGAATATATGCTTTCACCTAGCTTAGATGAAAAGGTAGAACAGACATTTTGTGGAACATGA
- a CDS encoding argininosuccinate synthase, translating into MSKQYQKVASHEAKKGDFKRCLLLYSGGLDTSVMLKWIQEEYEVEVVALTIDIGQVADNLEQIKQKAINLGAIDAVVYDAKTRFADEVISKAIKANADYQGGYALSTPLGRVIISEIAVEVAKKYDCQVVAHGCTGKGNDQVRFESYLTTLDENIKTIAPVREWGMGREQELEYAEKHNIPVKQQKDKPYSYDENMWGNTAEGGEIEHSNLIAPKEAILQWCKTPENALDKLQTITLDFVEGIPTKLDGKAMPLAELIMQCNKIGGEHGVGVFNLIEDRLIGLKVRGIYENPGASIIIAAHKKLEQLVSTRQENELKSFIDNKWAYLAYAAEWYNPVMNNILAFIEEQNKKVTGKITVSLYKGNIEVVAVESPFSMLKPELATFEAGGDLFNHNASAGFIELHSLAQRTAYSIMKNKKEIYE; encoded by the coding sequence ATGTCAAAACAGTATCAAAAAGTTGCTAGCCATGAAGCAAAGAAAGGAGATTTTAAACGTTGCCTTCTACTATATTCTGGAGGTCTTGATACTTCTGTAATGTTAAAATGGATACAAGAAGAATATGAAGTAGAAGTGGTTGCCTTAACTATAGATATTGGACAAGTAGCTGATAACTTAGAACAAATAAAACAGAAAGCTATTAACTTAGGTGCTATAGATGCTGTTGTATATGATGCAAAAACTCGTTTTGCAGATGAAGTAATTAGTAAGGCTATTAAAGCAAATGCTGACTACCAAGGTGGTTATGCCCTTTCAACACCTCTTGGTAGAGTTATTATTTCAGAAATAGCTGTTGAAGTAGCCAAAAAATATGATTGTCAAGTTGTTGCTCATGGTTGTACTGGTAAAGGAAATGATCAAGTTCGTTTTGAGAGTTATCTCACAACTCTCGATGAAAATATAAAAACGATCGCTCCTGTTAGAGAATGGGGAATGGGTAGAGAGCAAGAATTAGAATACGCTGAAAAACACAATATCCCGGTTAAACAACAAAAAGACAAACCTTACTCATATGATGAGAATATGTGGGGAAACACTGCAGAAGGTGGAGAAATAGAACATTCAAACCTAATTGCTCCTAAAGAGGCTATTCTACAATGGTGCAAGACTCCAGAGAATGCCTTAGATAAGCTTCAAACGATTACATTAGATTTTGTTGAAGGTATACCAACCAAACTAGATGGAAAAGCTATGCCTTTAGCTGAACTAATTATGCAATGCAATAAAATTGGTGGTGAGCATGGAGTTGGTGTATTTAATCTTATTGAAGATAGATTGATTGGCTTAAAAGTTAGAGGAATTTATGAAAACCCAGGTGCTAGCATTATAATAGCTGCTCATAAAAAACTAGAACAATTAGTTTCTACACGTCAGGAAAATGAACTAAAATCATTTATAGATAATAAATGGGCTTATCTTGCTTATGCTGCTGAATGGTATAATCCTGTTATGAATAACATTCTTGCATTTATAGAAGAGCAAAATAAAAAGGTTACAGGGAAAATTACTGTCTCTTTATATAAAGGTAATATAGAAGTAGTAGCTGTAGAATCGCCTTTTTCTATGCTTAAACCTGAGCTAGCAACTTTTGAAGCTGGTGGAGATTTATTCAATCATAATGCTTCTGCTGGATTTATAGAGCTTCATAGCTTAGCTCAACGTACTGCTTATTCAATAATGAAAAATAAGAAAGAAATATATGAGTAA
- a CDS encoding aromatic amino acid transport family protein, protein MKLFIGIFLIIGSTIGGGIVGLPIAAVNLGFLGSLFAIFLVWLIMTITGLCILKISYNLPVEHNTYFTLSTKYLGFKGAKFSVFGSYLLILYLTLAAYISGVSSAISLYLLESSNLSYLLSGVILIFILGGITAYNSRLIIKSNVLFVTAKLSLIVVAIFLIFYTTKTVAINIDSYPIRSVGALSFLFVLFNAFGYHFIIPSLVKFYDRYLSFKTLAFLLIFSTSLIALIYMAWVLAIFFTIPIQGDHGMLSIYDSENQLVAFNNSISFFTKSNAISNVLSAFQLVSMVGSFCCISIGVMDALRDAFGQDAYIKVLVCTYLPPLILMCLSQNMFLIAMSLAGVLTFYVEVFVPIAGVRNYYKSLKV, encoded by the coding sequence ATGAAGCTATTTATAGGTATTTTTCTGATTATTGGTTCTACTATAGGTGGTGGCATTGTAGGGTTGCCTATAGCTGCTGTTAATTTAGGTTTTTTAGGGAGCTTATTTGCTATATTTTTAGTGTGGTTAATAATGACTATTACTGGATTATGTATATTAAAAATCTCATATAATTTGCCAGTTGAACATAATACATATTTTACACTATCTACTAAATACTTAGGTTTTAAAGGAGCTAAGTTTAGTGTTTTTGGAAGCTATTTGTTAATTCTATATTTAACTTTAGCTGCTTATATATCTGGAGTTAGTTCAGCCATAAGCTTATATCTTTTAGAAAGTAGTAATTTAAGCTATTTATTATCAGGAGTGATTCTGATTTTCATATTAGGCGGAATTACAGCATATAATTCTAGACTAATAATTAAAAGTAATGTCCTATTTGTAACAGCTAAGCTTTCTCTTATTGTTGTGGCGATATTTTTAATTTTTTATACTACTAAAACAGTAGCTATAAATATTGATAGCTATCCTATTCGTTCAGTTGGAGCATTATCATTTTTATTTGTCCTATTTAATGCATTTGGATATCACTTTATAATTCCTAGTTTAGTGAAATTTTATGATCGTTATTTGTCATTTAAGACATTGGCATTTTTGCTTATTTTCAGTACTTCATTAATAGCTTTGATATATATGGCTTGGGTTTTAGCAATCTTTTTTACTATACCTATACAGGGAGATCATGGAATGTTAAGCATTTATGATAGTGAAAATCAGCTTGTAGCTTTTAACAATAGTATTAGTTTTTTTACTAAGTCTAATGCTATTAGTAATGTACTTAGTGCTTTTCAACTTGTATCAATGGTTGGCTCTTTTTGTTGTATTTCTATAGGTGTAATGGATGCTTTAAGAGATGCTTTTGGGCAAGATGCTTATATTAAAGTTCTTGTTTGTACCTATTTACCTCCACTTATTTTAATGTGTCTATCACAAAATATGTTTTTAATCGCGATGTCACTAGCTGGGGTACTAACATTCTATGTTGAAGTGTTTGTACCTATTGCAGGGGTAAGAAATTATTATAAAAGTCTAAAGGTATAA
- a CDS encoding Fic family protein, producing the protein MKYQPPYTITPKIISLVADISQEIGKITATSQIERDLRLRKINQVKTIRGTLAIEGNTLDESHITAILEGKRILAPQKEILEIRNAIKTYDKFQNLNYKEEKDLLCTHLTLMQGLVDEVGVYRSGSVGVMEGNNVIHLAPPAKKLRELMKNLFDWIANTEEHPIISSCVFHYEFEFIHPFADGNGRMGRLWQSLILSQWNKLFSYIPVESIVYEHQKAYYEAIQESTNKTDCYPFIEFMLEMLSIAIREINPQVEQQVSPQVKKLIEVLKDKELTRQELQNKLKLKDRKSFVERYLKPALEQKLIEMTIPEKPNSKSQKYRMARP; encoded by the coding sequence ATGAAATATCAACCACCTTATACAATAACGCCAAAGATAATATCTTTAGTAGCAGATATAAGCCAAGAGATAGGTAAGATAACCGCTACTTCACAGATAGAAAGAGATTTAAGACTTAGAAAGATAAATCAGGTAAAGACTATAAGAGGAACTTTAGCAATAGAGGGTAATACCTTAGATGAAAGCCACATTACGGCTATATTGGAAGGTAAAAGGATATTAGCCCCACAAAAAGAGATCTTAGAGATAAGAAATGCTATAAAAACTTATGATAAGTTCCAAAATTTAAACTATAAAGAAGAAAAAGACTTATTATGTACGCATTTAACTCTAATGCAGGGCTTAGTAGATGAGGTTGGAGTATATAGATCAGGTTCAGTAGGAGTAATGGAAGGTAATAATGTAATTCATTTAGCACCACCAGCAAAAAAGCTACGCGAGCTAATGAAAAATCTATTTGATTGGATAGCAAATACAGAAGAGCATCCGATAATAAGTAGTTGTGTGTTTCATTATGAATTTGAGTTTATCCATCCATTTGCAGATGGTAATGGTAGGATGGGTAGATTATGGCAATCACTAATACTAAGCCAATGGAATAAGCTATTTAGTTATATTCCAGTAGAGAGTATTGTATATGAGCATCAAAAAGCATATTACGAAGCTATACAGGAAAGTACTAATAAAACAGATTGCTATCCATTCATAGAATTTATGCTAGAGATGTTGAGTATAGCAATAAGAGAAATAAACCCTCAAGTAGAGCAACAAGTAAGCCCCCAAGTTAAGAAGCTTATAGAAGTACTCAAAGATAAAGAATTAACTAGACAAGAGTTACAAAACAAGCTTAAACTCAAGGATAGAAAATCATTTGTAGAGAGATATTTAAAGCCAGCATTAGAGCAAAAATTGATAGAAATGACGATACCAGAGAAGCCAAATAGTAAATCCCAAAAATATAGAATGGCTAGACCGTAA
- the argH gene encoding argininosuccinate lyase produces MSKKLWQTETDKLLPIVEKYTVGQDYVLDQKLLKYDLQASLAHAKMLHKMNVLSKDELSLLKKGLQEIEELLAENKFSITQDQEDGHTAIEQYLCTHYGDVGKKIHTGRSRNDQSLVMLRLFMLDKIKLLEKAIQENIYTLRTKANKYVNTPMPGYTHMQKAMPTTVSTWLGSFADALEDTLLLISTTNKVISQNPLGSASGFGIDNFKHDKDYTTEQLGFNRTQENPIYCAFSRGYFEKLILQTLSNPMNIYSRFANDMMLFTMSEFNYFSLDNSYTTGSSIMPQKRNYDLFEIMRGNAKLYQGYLQQITSIIDGVPSGYNRDYQLTKAPFCEAIELIENTILLFNSTIENLKVHTDKLEQAMTSDLYATEEVYKLVEQGLSFRDAYIVIKQKLNK; encoded by the coding sequence ATGAGTAAAAAACTTTGGCAAACTGAAACAGATAAACTCTTACCTATAGTTGAAAAATACACCGTAGGTCAAGACTATGTACTTGATCAGAAACTATTAAAATACGATCTACAAGCTAGTCTAGCTCATGCAAAAATGTTGCATAAAATGAATGTGCTTTCTAAGGATGAGCTTTCTCTATTAAAAAAAGGACTTCAAGAGATAGAAGAGCTTTTAGCTGAAAACAAATTCTCAATAACTCAAGATCAAGAAGATGGTCATACAGCAATTGAGCAATATCTCTGTACACACTATGGAGATGTAGGTAAGAAAATACATACTGGAAGAAGCAGAAATGATCAGTCTTTAGTTATGCTCCGTCTTTTTATGCTAGATAAAATTAAACTATTGGAAAAAGCTATACAGGAAAATATTTATACCCTTCGGACAAAAGCTAATAAATATGTAAATACCCCAATGCCTGGTTATACACATATGCAAAAAGCTATGCCAACTACAGTTTCAACTTGGTTGGGTTCTTTTGCTGACGCTTTAGAAGATACCCTTCTTTTAATTTCAACTACCAACAAAGTTATAAGCCAAAATCCTCTAGGATCTGCATCTGGTTTTGGTATCGACAATTTTAAGCATGATAAAGATTATACAACTGAACAACTTGGCTTTAATAGAACACAAGAGAACCCTATTTATTGTGCTTTTTCTAGAGGATATTTTGAAAAACTAATTCTTCAAACATTATCAAATCCTATGAATATTTACTCAAGATTTGCTAATGATATGATGCTATTCACAATGTCTGAATTTAACTACTTTAGCCTTGATAACTCATACACAACAGGATCATCTATAATGCCGCAAAAACGCAATTATGATCTATTTGAGATTATGAGAGGTAATGCAAAACTATATCAAGGTTACCTACAACAAATTACTTCTATAATTGATGGCGTTCCTAGTGGCTATAATCGTGATTATCAATTAACAAAAGCTCCTTTCTGTGAAGCAATAGAATTAATAGAGAATACAATCCTATTATTTAACTCCACTATAGAAAATCTAAAAGTTCATACTGACAAACTAGAACAAGCTATGACTTCAGATTTATATGCTACTGAAGAGGTTTATAAATTAGTTGAACAAGGCCTATCTTTTCGTGATGCTTATATAGTTATCAAACAAAAACTTAATAAATAG